One genomic window of Leptospira paudalimensis includes the following:
- the grpE gene encoding nucleotide exchange factor GrpE: MAEETNQSLEDQNVQVDEGQTISDEAIEQAVEGAEKELDSAKKEIESLKDSWLRERAEFQNYKRRTANDLLNARKESIKKFAEGLTGALDNLERVSNVPNQTPEVVAFVEGIKMVQKEFYSVLEREGIKRLDPKGMPFDPMLMEAIASEESAEFTEETVVETYQAGYYHEEGENKQSIRPARVKVGKPQS, translated from the coding sequence ATGGCAGAAGAAACGAACCAATCCCTAGAAGATCAAAATGTGCAAGTCGATGAAGGGCAGACCATTTCAGATGAGGCCATTGAACAAGCAGTAGAGGGTGCTGAAAAAGAACTCGATAGTGCAAAAAAAGAAATCGAATCTTTAAAGGACTCTTGGCTAAGAGAACGTGCGGAGTTTCAAAACTACAAACGAAGGACTGCTAACGATTTGTTAAATGCTAGGAAAGAATCCATCAAGAAGTTTGCAGAAGGACTGACAGGTGCATTGGATAATTTGGAACGAGTTTCGAATGTTCCAAACCAAACACCTGAAGTGGTTGCTTTCGTAGAAGGCATCAAGATGGTACAAAAGGAATTTTATTCCGTATTGGAAAGAGAAGGAATCAAACGACTAGATCCGAAAGGGATGCCGTTTGACCCGATGCTAATGGAAGCAATTGCTTCCGAGGAAAGTGCAGAATTTACTGAAGAGACTGTTGTCGAAACTTACCAAGCTGGTTATTACCACGAAGAAGGTGAAAACAAACAATCAATTCGTCCTGCACGTGTGAAAGTGGGAAAACCACAAAGTTAA